Proteins encoded by one window of Arabidopsis thaliana chromosome 2, partial sequence:
- the ELF4 gene encoding EARLY FLOWERING-like protein (DUF1313) (EARLY FLOWERING 4 (ELF4); FUNCTIONS IN: molecular_function unknown; INVOLVED IN: in 7 processes; LOCATED IN: nucleus; EXPRESSED IN: 22 plant structures; EXPRESSED DURING: 12 growth stages; CONTAINS InterPro DOMAIN/s: Protein of unknown function DUF1313 (InterPro:IPR009741); BEST Arabidopsis thaliana protein match is: ELF4-like 1 (TAIR:AT2G29950.1); Has 150 Blast hits to 149 proteins in 35 species: Archae - 0; Bacteria - 3; Metazoa - 0; Fungi - 0; Plants - 146; Viruses - 0; Other Eukaryotes - 1 (source: NCBI BLink).) gives MKRNGETKRRRNVAEEAEQGEDPAMWENLDRNFRQVQSVLDRNRSLIQQVNDNHQSRMADNMSKNVALIQELNGNISKVVNMYSDLNTSFSSGFHGGKNGHDGGGAAGTRA, from the coding sequence atgaaGAGGAACGGCGAGACGAAACGGCGGAGGAACGTGGCGGAGGAGGCAGAGCAGGGAGAGGATCCGGCGATGTGGGAGAATCTTGACCGGAATTTCAGACAAGTGCAATCAGTTTTAGACAGAAACAGATCACTGATTCAACAAGTCAACGACAATCACCAATCGAGAATGGCTGATAACATGTCGAAGAACGTTGCTTTGATTCAAGAACTCAACGGAAACATTTCCAAGGTTGTTAACATGTATTCTGATCTCAATACTAGTTTCTCGTCGGGCTTTCACGGTGGGAAGAACGGTCACGATGGTGGTGGTGCTGCCGGAACTAGAGCTTAA
- a CDS encoding uncharacterized protein (unknown protein; Has 35333 Blast hits to 34131 proteins in 2444 species: Archae - 798; Bacteria - 22429; Metazoa - 974; Fungi - 991; Plants - 531; Viruses - 0; Other Eukaryotes - 9610 (source: NCBI BLink).) translates to MEESDAVPKPVVVDPPLYDEASPSASQRRPVVIAADAAPPAENHLIQRIQRALVELRELRNQFNAILRELEFEVGEEEEQAESSVEDPEDSDS, encoded by the exons ATGGAAGAGAGTGATGCTGTTCCAAAACCAGTTGTTGTTGATCCTCCATTATACGACGAAGCTTCTCCGTCAGCTTCTCAGCGCCGTCCGGTGGTGATCGCCGCCGATGCAGCTCCTCCGGCAGAAAATCATCTCATTCAAAGGATTCAAAGAGCTCTTGTGGAATTGCGCGAGTTGAGAAATCAGTTTAATGCCATTCTTAGGGAACTAGAATTCGAAg tgggagaagaagaagagcaagcgGAATCATCAGTGGAAGATCCAGAGGACTCTGATTCTTAG
- the ATH9 gene encoding ABC2 homolog 9 (ABC2 homolog 9 (ATH9); CONTAINS InterPro DOMAIN/s: ABC-1 (InterPro:IPR004147), Protein kinase-like domain (InterPro:IPR011009); BEST Arabidopsis thaliana protein match is: Protein kinase superfamily protein (TAIR:AT1G65950.1); Has 9031 Blast hits to 8998 proteins in 1777 species: Archae - 124; Bacteria - 4320; Metazoa - 397; Fungi - 498; Plants - 701; Viruses - 9; Other Eukaryotes - 2982 (source: NCBI BLink).) yields the protein MAARSLWRTRTKLLVVGTALCGGSGAAFIASSDDPSTTLKLCTSIPVRLYRNTVTAASIAFDYEYSLLGLAEGSSERAKVKHEVHLRSAQKLQELCFKNGGIYIKLGQHIGQLEYLVPEEYVRTMRESMLNKCPISSYEQVCEVFKKEVGEMPDQVFAEFDPVPIASASLAQVHVARTHDGKKVAVKVQHAHMTDTAAADTAAVGVLVNTLHRIFPSFDYRWLLDEMSESLPKELDFLVEAKNNEKCLDNFRKLSPHIAEYVYAPTIYWNLSTSKLLTMEFMDGAQVNDVDKIRKLGIQPYEVSKLVSQTFAEMMFKHGFVHCDPHAANLIVRPDPSGKRNIYGKRKPQLVILDHGLYKELDFNTRFNYASLWKALVFSDAKAIKEHSEKLGAGDDLYVLFAGILTMRPWKQVIDTSVDHLVIQGNKEDVSELQMYASQYFSEISELLRRLPRVILLMLKTNDCLRSVNNELMQGSSLESFLIIGKVSSQAVLEAKRAEKKSLMKWLKVWFEGFSVEARLWVMQFALWILQVRKSLTL from the exons ATGGCGGCACGATCCCTATGGAGAACCCGTACGAAGCTCCTCGTTGTTGGTACCGCCTTATGCGGTGGTTCCGGCGCCGCCTTCATTGCTTCCTCCGATGACCCATCAACAACCCTCAAGCTTTGCACCTCCATCCCCGTTCGTCTCTACCGCAATACCGTTACCGCCGCCTCTATTGCTTTCG ATTATGAGTACTCGTTGTTGGGTTTGGCTGAGGGAAGCAGTGAGAGAGCTAAGGTCAAACATGAAGTCCACCTAAGGTCAGCTCAAAAGCTTCAAGAGctctgttttaaaaatggaGGAATCTATATCAAACTCGGCCAACATATAGGACAACTA GAATATCTTGTGCCTGAAGAGTATGTTCGTACTATGAGGGAGTCCATGTTGAACAAATGCCCTATTTCTTCATATGAGCAAGTATGTGAGGTTTTTAAGAAAGAGGTTGGAGAGATGCCAGACCAA GTATTTGCTGAATTTGACCCTGTTCCAATTGCAAGTGCTTCCCTTGCTCAAGTTCATGTTGCTCGCACTCATGATGGAAAAAAGGTTGCTGTCAAG GTTCAACATGCGCACATGACAGACACTGCAGCTGCGGACACTGCAGCTGTTGGAGTTTTAGTGAATACCTTGCACCGAATATTCCCATCATTTGACTATAG GTGGTTGCTCGACGAAATGAGTGAAAGCTTACCAAAG GAACTAGATTTTTTGGTTGAGGCgaaaaacaatgagaaatgTCTGGATAATTTTAGGAAGCTGTCTCCCCATATTGCAGAGTATGTTTATGCGCCAACAATCTATTGGAATTTGAGTACCTCTAAGTTGTTGACAATGGAGTTCATGGATGGTGCTCAAGTGAACGATGTTGATAAGATCAGAAAGCTTGGGATTCAGCCCTATGAAGTATCAAAGCTC GTGAGTCAAACATTTGCAGAAATGATGTTTAAACATGGGTTTGTGCACTGTGACCCACACGCTGCCAATTTGATTGTTCGTCCAGATCCTTCTGGTAAGAGGAACATATATGGCAAGAGAAAACCGCAATTAGTGATTCTTGACCATGGCTTGTACAAGGAGCTTGACTTCAACACAAGATTCAACTATGCTTCACTGTGGAAAGCATTGGTCTTTTCGGATGCTAAAGCCATTAAAGAACACAGTGAGAAATTAGGCGCTGGAGATGATCTATACGTCCTATTCGCCGGGATACTTACAATGAGACCATGGAAGCAAGTCATCGACACATCTGTGGATCATTTAGTCATCCAAGGCAACAAAGAAGATGTATCAGAGCTACAGATGTATGCATCACAGTACTTCTCCGAAATCTCAGAGCTTCTCAGGAGATTGCCACGCGTGATCCTTCTGATGCTGAAAACAAACGACTGTCTCCGGTCAGTTAACAATGAGCTAATGCAAGGATCGTCTCTCGAGTCGTTCTTGATCATCGGGAAAGTATCTTCCCAAGCGGTTTTAGAGGCAAAGAGAGCTGAAAAGAAATCGTTGATGAAATGGCTGAAGGTATGGTTTGAAGGGTTCTCTGTTGAAGCAAGGCTTTGGGTAATGCAATTTGCACTTTGGATCTTACAAGTCAGAAAATCCTTAACCCTTTAA